The genomic stretch TATGTCTTACTGTTTTTATTTCTTAATTTGCGAATAATCACAAAAATGTAttattttttcacttttttttttcCGATTTCACCTCATACAAAAAAATGACGATTTTACCATTTATTGTATAAAAAATATCAGAAGACGGGAAATCAGATGGAAGTAAGGTGGCACTTTGTAATTTTTTAGAACAGAAAATATAAATAGGAAACATTCTATTACACCAAACTGTCCTTAAGTTATATATTCTTTGGCATAATTGGTGGTACTTCCCAAGTCCAAACTTATGTCCTTGGATGTGCATTAGTCAATTGTAGGTAAATGATGAAGAAAATACTGATTTTCTGAACATGTGATTACATGCCCTTCCCCCTACTTTATGACTCGCTCTATAAGCATTTTTCAGAGATATATCAATTGCAGATATATGACACTTTCTCATTCTTGCAGGTGTTGGGAAGTCTTCTTTAGTTCACCTTATTGTTAAAGGTTCTCCTGTTGCTCGTCCTTCTCAGACAATTGGTTGTACAGTAGACGTGAAGGTAAGTATAGCATGTTAAAAGGTTATACAAGAGCATATACACAGTTTATGTTGTTCAATGTCTTCACCGAACTTTCTCTGTTTCATTTCCAGCATACTACTTATGGAAATTCTGGCAGCTCTTCAAGTAGCCTCAAAGGTGATTCTGAAAGAGATTTCTTTGTTGAACTGTGGGATGTCTCAGGACATGAACGTTACAAAGATTGCCGATCTCTGTTTTATTCACAGATTAATGGTGAGTAACAATTCCTATTGTTTCAGTTTGCTAAGCTGTATAACTGTTTACATTTGAAAGAATTAGTTGTGTATATTAAATCTGATAAGAGGATGTGTGTACAAGAAGGACAAGATTTATTTATGTATATTCATCGTTTCTCTTTTTCAACCATTGCATACTCAAATGAATTGCatgttttaatatttttatttgcAAAATGCTTTGTTACCACTATCTTGGATAATTACTTTAATATCTTAATAGCATTTGGGTATTCTAGCACTTTTACAAAATCTGGTCTTCTAGATAATGAGACCTCAACAGTAAGCACACCCATATTAGATAGTTATTTGTCTGGTTGCAAACTAAATTATAACTTGAACTTCATTTGCAGGTGTAATTTTTGTTCATGATCTTTCACAGAGAAGAACAAAGACTAGCTTGCAGAAGTGGGCAGCTGAGATTGCTGCAACTGGGACATTTTCAGCTCCTTTGGGATCTGGTGGCCCTGGTGGTCTTCCTGTTCCGTATATTGTTATTGGTAACAAAGCTGATATTGTTGCAAAAGAGGGTACAAGAGGAAGCAGTGGGAATCTTGTTGATGTTGCACGCCAGTGGGTCGAGAAGCAGGGTTTGCTTCCATCCAGTGAGGAGCTTCCATTGACCGAGAGTTTTCCGAGTGGTGGAGGTCTTATTGCAGTAAGCATCTCAACTACTTTTTCCTTGTCAGTTCACAAGTTTGGTCTGCCACTTTCCATGCATTAGATAGAATGCTGGTAACATGAATAAATCTGATGTTAATGCTAACCGAACTTTTAGATGTGTTTGTTTTGTGCTTTAAAGTCTACTATTGTCTTACAATTACATGTTA from Lathyrus oleraceus cultivar Zhongwan6 chromosome 7, CAAS_Psat_ZW6_1.0, whole genome shotgun sequence encodes the following:
- the LOC127101514 gene encoding small GTPase LIP1 translates to MFWRERERENKEHNGGVLCGQVRVLVVGDSGVGKSSLVHLIVKGSPVARPSQTIGCTVDVKHTTYGNSGSSSSSLKGDSERDFFVELWDVSGHERYKDCRSLFYSQINGVIFVHDLSQRRTKTSLQKWAAEIAATGTFSAPLGSGGPGGLPVPYIVIGNKADIVAKEGTRGSSGNLVDVARQWVEKQGLLPSSEELPLTESFPSGGGLIAAAKDARYDKEALIKFFRMLIRRRYFSDEIPAPAWSIPSPQRSSQRIDESFIEEDQSYITSRASDPYKYNTLPPLPAQRNLTPPPTLYPQQPVSVSEGYSYPRFSLSGSSELSSSSRTKRSDINV